A genomic region of Propionispora vibrioides contains the following coding sequences:
- a CDS encoding class I SAM-dependent methyltransferase: MDNNNIKKAYACSKNIYDDMLTRKKWWSKLYIWFFWSNVNDIEMANRVLTMIPSDFSGKMLDVPVGTGVFTLDKYRVLPNAEITCVDYSEDMLLQARERFSASKLSNVTCIQGDVGDLNFGDETFDIVLSMNGFHAFPDKEKAFFETARVLKKDGIFCGCFYIKGQCKRTDFIVNFLLAKKGWFTPPFQSLEELRIKLLTMYSQVEIDNEKSMVYFKCVK; this comes from the coding sequence ATGGATAACAACAATATTAAAAAGGCATATGCGTGTTCGAAAAATATTTATGATGATATGCTGACCAGAAAAAAATGGTGGTCTAAATTGTATATATGGTTTTTTTGGAGCAATGTAAATGATATAGAAATGGCTAACAGGGTTTTAACTATGATACCAAGTGATTTTTCAGGAAAGATGCTAGATGTACCAGTTGGTACGGGCGTATTTACATTGGATAAATATAGAGTGCTGCCCAATGCTGAAATCACGTGTGTAGATTATTCCGAGGATATGCTGCTGCAAGCCCGGGAAAGATTCTCTGCTAGTAAACTTAGCAATGTTACTTGTATTCAGGGAGATGTTGGTGATCTGAATTTCGGCGATGAAACCTTTGATATTGTCCTTTCCATGAACGGATTCCATGCTTTCCCTGATAAAGAGAAAGCATTTTTTGAAACTGCGCGCGTTCTAAAGAAAGACGGTATCTTTTGCGGGTGTTTTTATATTAAAGGACAATGTAAACGCACAGATTTTATCGTCAATTTTCTGTTAGCAAAAAAAGGCTGGTTTACGCCACCGTTTCAGTCGCTTGAGGAATTAAGGATAAAGTTATTGACCATGTACTCGCAAGTAGAAATAGACAATGAAAAATCAATGGTTTATTTTAAGTGTGTCAAATAG